One segment of Streptosporangium brasiliense DNA contains the following:
- the cobG gene encoding precorrin-3B synthase, with protein MVIGDFSGRSRLDACPGALQVHAAADGGLARIRVPGGRLTASQLRGLADAAAVHGTGVIELTSRANVQVRGLGEGDGFAARMAEAGLLPSSTHERIRNVLASPLTGCDAEGILDVGPLVSELDRRLCARPGLAGLPGRFLFALDDGRGDVAWLGPDAGMLPTGPEEAALVLAGADSGLRVPVTSAVTALLAAAEAFLAELAARGVHAWRIGELPGGAEPVAARVRATLETGGAGPVRLRPPAERVRTPPPAVAGGPVGAVRQPGGRVALGVAVPLGRLTPAQAELLAGLASADGVRLTPWRGVVLPGLARVDLPRAVARLTEAGLVTDPDSPWIGVTACTGRPGCAKSLADVQADAARATVPAGDGAAGTPGTVAPRAADRPRTGTLPVHWAGCDRRCGRPRGRVADVVATGDGYRVNLNGRSLNCTDIEETTAAVTAARGGS; from the coding sequence CATGTCCCGGGGCGCTCCAGGTGCATGCCGCGGCCGACGGCGGCCTGGCGCGGATCCGCGTCCCCGGCGGCCGGCTGACGGCCTCCCAGCTGCGCGGACTCGCCGACGCGGCGGCCGTCCACGGGACCGGCGTCATCGAGCTGACCTCCCGTGCGAACGTCCAGGTGCGCGGGCTCGGCGAGGGGGACGGATTCGCGGCGCGCATGGCGGAGGCCGGGCTGCTGCCCTCGTCCACCCACGAACGGATCCGCAACGTCCTGGCCTCCCCGCTGACCGGCTGCGACGCGGAGGGGATCCTCGACGTCGGTCCGCTGGTCTCCGAGCTGGACCGGCGGCTGTGCGCCCGGCCGGGCCTGGCCGGCCTGCCGGGGCGGTTCCTGTTCGCCCTCGACGACGGCCGGGGGGACGTGGCCTGGCTCGGCCCCGACGCCGGGATGCTGCCGACCGGCCCGGAGGAGGCCGCCCTCGTCCTCGCGGGCGCCGACAGCGGCCTGCGCGTGCCGGTGACCTCGGCGGTCACCGCCCTGCTCGCCGCGGCCGAGGCGTTCCTGGCCGAGCTCGCCGCCCGGGGCGTGCATGCCTGGCGGATCGGTGAGCTGCCCGGCGGCGCGGAGCCGGTCGCGGCCCGGGTCCGCGCCACCCTGGAGACCGGAGGGGCCGGCCCGGTACGGCTCCGCCCGCCCGCGGAACGCGTCCGGACCCCGCCGCCGGCCGTGGCGGGGGGACCGGTGGGAGCCGTCCGGCAGCCCGGCGGGCGGGTGGCCCTGGGCGTCGCGGTGCCGCTGGGCCGGCTGACCCCTGCCCAGGCGGAGCTCCTGGCCGGCCTGGCCTCCGCCGACGGGGTACGGCTGACGCCGTGGCGGGGCGTGGTCCTGCCCGGTCTGGCCCGCGTGGACCTCCCCCGGGCAGTCGCCCGGCTGACGGAGGCCGGCCTGGTCACCGACCCCGACTCCCCGTGGATCGGCGTGACGGCCTGCACCGGCCGCCCCGGCTGCGCCAAATCCCTGGCCGACGTGCAGGCCGACGCGGCCCGCGCCACCGTGCCCGCCGGGGACGGGGCCGCCGGGACGCCGGGGACGGTCGCCCCCCGTGCGGCGGACCGGCCGCGCACCGGTACGCTCCCCGTGCACTGGGCGGGCTGCGACAGGCGCTGCGGTCGCCCCCGGGGGCGGGTCGCGGACGTGGTCGCCACCGGCGACGGCTACCGCGTGAACCTCAACGGCCGGAGCCTGAACTGTACGGACATCGAAGAGACCACGGCCGCGGTGACGGCCGCCAGAGGGGGATCGTGA